One window of Pelmatolapia mariae isolate MD_Pm_ZW linkage group LG18, Pm_UMD_F_2, whole genome shotgun sequence genomic DNA carries:
- the LOC134616905 gene encoding uncharacterized protein LOC134616905 isoform X1, with product MIDKDIVLEALAVICNAEITSVQQKQGEVGIGSGLLEAFKNLFFKAPATQLPVTQLISTVVDGDQTCSVSQSSLMRLDGHVSSGLPGNISIKGFPANKHVSKFEIEERNGRRFIINEEEFFDPRFHYDFTGMKDTDTFYRGDEEYRRPYGWQRFALKVLDKYDGNEWLGTTGYRTRSVSGEWPVSYHGTSYDSACDIIKGRFKPGPRDAYGRGVYSTPDINEALKYCKDFKSKKTGKTYKVILQNRINPRYREKHNNDKYWLVCINDGLSKEEEEKMVERAIRPYGLLLKEF from the exons ATGATTGACAAAGACATCGTACTTGAAGCACTGGCGGTGATCTGCAATGCTGAGATAACTTCTGTTCAACAAAAACAAGGAGAAGTTGGCATCGGTTCTGGTCTTCTCGAAGCTTtcaaaaatttgtttttcaaagctcCTGCTACGCAGCTGCCTGTTACCCAGCTCATTTCTACAGTTGTGGATGGAGATCAAACCTG CTCGGTGTCACAAAGCAGCTTGATGAGGCTTGATGGGCACGTGTCTTCTGGATTGCCCGGGAATATAAGTATTAAAGGTTTTCCAGCAAATAAACATGTATCAAAATTTGAAATAGAGGAAAGAAATGGAAGGCGTTTCATCATCAACGAGGAAGAATTCTTTGACCCCAGATTTCACTACGACTTTACTGGAATGAAAGACACAGATACCTTTTACAGAGGTGACGAAGAGTACCGGCGTCCCTATGGTTGGCAGCGTTTTGCTCTCAAG GTCCTGGATAAGTATGATGGAAATGAATGGCTAGGCACCACAGGCTATCGCACTCGGTCAGTGTCAGGGGAGTGGCCTGTGTCCTACCATGGGACATCTTATGACTCTGCTTGTGACATCATCAAAGGACGTTTCAAG CCAGGTCCCCGTGACGCCTATGGTAGAGGGGTTTATTCTACACCTGACATCAATGAGGCCCTCAAATACTGTAAAGATTTCAAGTCCAAAAAAACCGGCAAGACGTACAAAGTGATTCTGCAGAATCGGATCAACCCCAGatacagagagaaacacaacaatgataagTACTGGCTGGTTTGCATCAATGATGGATTatcaaaagaagaagaggaaaagatGGTGGAACGTGCCATTCGTCCCTATGGCCTTCTGTTGAAAGAGTTCTAA
- the LOC134616905 gene encoding uncharacterized protein LOC134616905 isoform X2: MEIKPEERNGRRFIINEEEFFDPRFHYDFTGMKDTDTFYRGDEEYRRPYGWQRFALKVLDKYDGNEWLGTTGYRTRSVSGEWPVSYHGTSYDSACDIIKGRFKPGPRDAYGRGVYSTPDINEALKYCKDFKSKKTGKTYKVILQNRINPRYREKHNNDKYWLVCINDGLSKEEEEKMVERAIRPYGLLLKEF, translated from the exons ATGGAGATCAAACCTG AGGAAAGAAATGGAAGGCGTTTCATCATCAACGAGGAAGAATTCTTTGACCCCAGATTTCACTACGACTTTACTGGAATGAAAGACACAGATACCTTTTACAGAGGTGACGAAGAGTACCGGCGTCCCTATGGTTGGCAGCGTTTTGCTCTCAAG GTCCTGGATAAGTATGATGGAAATGAATGGCTAGGCACCACAGGCTATCGCACTCGGTCAGTGTCAGGGGAGTGGCCTGTGTCCTACCATGGGACATCTTATGACTCTGCTTGTGACATCATCAAAGGACGTTTCAAG CCAGGTCCCCGTGACGCCTATGGTAGAGGGGTTTATTCTACACCTGACATCAATGAGGCCCTCAAATACTGTAAAGATTTCAAGTCCAAAAAAACCGGCAAGACGTACAAAGTGATTCTGCAGAATCGGATCAACCCCAGatacagagagaaacacaacaatgataagTACTGGCTGGTTTGCATCAATGATGGATTatcaaaagaagaagaggaaaagatGGTGGAACGTGCCATTCGTCCCTATGGCCTTCTGTTGAAAGAGTTCTAA
- the ro60 gene encoding 60 kDa SS-A/Ro ribonucleoprotein, with amino-acid sequence MELSGSTTSNHTLNSTGGGSWEISDKAKLCRFLCYGSEGDLYSARENGRIRVENTGALQSMLEEKRGAEVLEEIKRFAQDGRAVRLEPSIFALALCSQNPDVKTKQAAFKALKDVCREPAHLFSFIKYKKELKEHMKCGIWGRALRRALSDWYNEQDAMSLAAAVTKCKQRDGWSHQDLLRLSHTKPARDAIALISKYVTKGWKEVQVAHENKENAEEVIRVLSYLEVVEKVKHSRDETEVVTLIEEHKLEREQLLTEHLKFKQVWSALLKEMPLHSVVKMLGRLTSGKVLEPGSSETQFLCDRIQSETALKQAKIHPFSILLATENYKKGHGYQGKPKWEADRNILKAMDSAFYKSFMNVEPVGKCFVVAVDMSGSPSSIVPGTSISTAAAAAAIAMILARTEADTHVLVYSQEAVVPFSISADMTLKEATDELVKFQSQSGDCTLPIKWATENGKAVDVFVIVNNSPLWMFPASPVKSLKKHRETSGANSKLVMCDLTNIGIAIADTEDRGLLTISGFDLGAFSVIRNLAQDLI; translated from the exons ATGGAGCTATCAGGAAGTACCACTAGCAACCATACCCTGAACTCAACAGGTGGTGGCTCATGGGAGATCAGTGACAAGGCCAAGCTTTGCCGCTTTCTCTGCTATGGCTCAGAGGGAGACTTGTACAGTGCCAGAGAGAATGGTCGCATCAGAGTGGAGAACACTGGAGCCCTGCAGTCCATGCTGGAGGAGAAACGAGGCGCTGAGGTGTTGGAGGAAATAAAAAGGTTCGCTCAGGATGGGCGAGCTGTCAGACTGGAGCCCTCCATTTTTGCCTTGGCTTTGTGCTCCCAGAACCCAGATGTGAAAACCAAACAGGCAGCGTTCAAAGCCCTGAAGGATGTTTGTCGTGAGCCTGcccatctgttttctttcatcaaGTACAAGAAGGAATTAAAAGAGCACATGAAATGTGGGATATGGGGGCGTGCCCTGAGGAGAGCACTGTCTGACTGGTACAATGAGCAAGATGCCATGAGTCTAGCTGCTGCAGTGACCAAATGTAAGCAGAGAGATGGCTGGTCACACCAGGATCTGCTCAGACTCTCCCACACTAAACCAGCTAGAGATG cTATTGCCTTGATCAGCAAATATGTAACAAAAGGGTGGAAAGAGGTCCAGGTTGCtcatgaaaacaaagagaaCGCCGAAGAGGTTATCAGGGTGCTTTCATATCTTGAAGTGGTGGAAAAGGTAAAGCACAGTCGGGATGAAACTGAGGTCGTCACTTTAATAGAGGAACACAAGCTTGAGAGGGAACAGCTGCTGACCGAGCATCTGAAGTTTAAACAG GTATGGAGCGCTTTGTTGAAGGAAATGCCTCTCCATTCGGTGGTAAAGATGTTAGGTAGGCTGACATCTGGCAAAGTTCTTGAACCGGGAAGCTCAGAAACACAGTTTTTATGTGACAGAATTCAAAGTGAGACAGCACTAAAACAG GCAAAGATCCACCCTTTCAGTATACTTTTGGCTacagaaaactacaaaaaagGCCATGGCTATCAGGGTAAACCAAAATGGGAAGCAGACCGCAACATCCTTAAAGCTATGGACTCTGCCTTTTACAAGAGTTTTATG AATGTGGAGCCTGTGGGTAAATGCTTTGTTGTGGCAGTAGATATGAGCGGGTCACCGAGCAGCATTGTCCCAGGAACGTCGAtcagcactgctgctgctgcagccgcTATTGCCATG ATTTTAGCAAGGACGGAGGCTGACACACATGTGCTGGTCTACTCTCAAGAGGCTGTGGTACCATTCTCTATTTCTGCTGACATGACTCTCAAAGAAGCAACCGATGAACTGGTTAAG TTCCAGAGTCAGAGCGGAGACTGCACCCTTCCCATTAAATGGGCCACAGAGAACGGGAAAGCTGTAGATGTGTTCGTCATTGTGAACAACAGCCCACTGTGGATGTTTCCTGCCAGCCCGGTGAAGTCTCTGAAGAAGCACAGAGAA ACATCAGGAGCTAATTCAAAGCTGGTGATGTGTGACCTGACTAACATTGGAATTGCCATCGCAGACACAGAAGACCGGGGTTTGCTGACCATCTCTGGCTTCGACCTTGGAGCTTTTAGTGTCATTCGTAATTTGGCCCAAGATCTGATCTGA
- the LOC134617255 gene encoding parafibromin-like yields the protein MEDVLSVLRQYNIQKKEIVAKGDEVIFGELSWPKNVKTNYIISGSGKEGQPKEYYTLDSILFFLNNVHLPHPSYVQRAATENIRAVRRPDRKGLRTYLNGESSTSTSIDRSAPIEIGLQRPTQVKRAADEASSEAKKTKS from the exons ATGGAGGATGTGTTGAGTGTTCTTCGTCAGTATAACATCCAGAAAAAGGAGATTGTTGCTAAAGGAGATGAAGTTATATTTGGGGAGCTCTCCTGGCCGAAGAATGTCAAGACCAACTACATAATCTCTGG TTCTGGTAAAGAGGGGCAGCCCAAAGAGTACTATACCTTGGACTCTATCTTGTTCTTTCTCAACAATGTGCACCTGCCGCATCCATCCTATGTGCAAAGAGCTGCA ACCGAGAACATCCGTGCTGTCAGACGACCTGATCGAAAGGGCTTACGTACATATCTTAACGGCGAGAGCT CCACGTCAACGAGCATCGACAGAAGTGCGCCCATAGAAATAGGTCTGCAAAGGCCAACACAAG tcaAAAGAGCAGCTGATGAGGCATCTTCTGAAGCCAAAAAAACCAAGAGTTGA
- the LOC134616547 gene encoding beta-1,3-galactosyltransferase 2-like, with product MQWKRRHCCTHTAKLLYLLSLLGVLFFLVHQVWLPRLTGMPWWRGHPLVYGGGAAHTTKAKWNTSARHSQWRFVIVPQQTFKADANISSRENKGLYPTQPDPNFENVLAANTSQRDDADLSATITHGPYPYIINEPDKCADNTAAPFLVLLIATEARQVEARNAIRQTWGNESVAPALGFIRLFLLGKKDGELGLLQQRMLEAESRRHHDIIQQDFLDSYKNLTIKTLMGLNWVAMHCPHTSYVMKTDSDMFVNTEYLIFKLLRPELEPRRNYFTGNNMRGYAPNRNKNSKWYMPPELYPDDKYPTFCSGTGYVFSGDLARKIYQVSLRVRHLHLEDVFVGICLASLGIEPTPPPNEFLFNHWRVSYSSCKYSHLITSHGFHPNELLKYWHHLQSNKRNACINAFKERAGRTHLHRVTGEKSAE from the coding sequence ATGCAGTGGAAACGACGCcactgctgcacacacacagctaaaCTTCTGTATCTGCTCTCTCTGCTGGGTGTGCTGTTCTTTCTAGTCCACCAGGTGTGGCTGCCGAGGCTCACTGGTATGCCATGGTGGAGAGGGCATCCTCTGGTGTATGGAGGTGGAGCAGCTCACACCACCAAAGCCAAATGGAACACAAGCGCCCGCCATTCACAGTGGAGGTTCGTCATCGTTCCTCAACAGACTTTCAAGGCTGACGCCAACATCAGCTCCCGTGAAAATAAGGGACTTTACCCAACTCAACCAGACCCAAATTTTGAGAACGTTCTGGCAGCAAACACAAGCCAAAGAGACGACGCAGACCTCAGCGCCACGATAACCCACGGACCGTACCCTTACATCATTAACGAGCCTGATAAATGTGCAGACAACACAGCTGCGCCATTTCTGGTGTTGCTGATTGCCACTGAAGCTCGGCAGGTGGAGGCGAGAAATGCTATACGCCAGACGTGGGGGAACGAGAGTGTTGCTCCAGCTCTGGGATTTATCCGGCTCTTTCTGCTGGGGAAAAAAGATGGTGAACTGGGACTTCTACAACAAAGGATGCTAGAAGCAGAGAGCCGGAGGCATCATGATATCATTCAGCAGGACTTCCTGGATTCTTACAAAAACCTCACCATAAAGACACTGATGGGACTAAACTGGGTTGCAATGCACTGTCCGCACACCAGCTACGTCATGAAGACAGACAGCGACATGTTCGTCAACACAGAGTACCTCATTTTTAAGCTGCTCAGGCCTGAACTGGAGCCCAGGAGGAACTACTTCACAGGAAACAACATGAGAGGCTACGCACCCAACcgaaataaaaacagcaagtGGTACATGCCCCCGGAGCTGTACCCAGATGACAAATATCCCACCTTTTGCTCTGGGACTGGTTACGTCTTTTCTGGGGATCTCGCAAGGAAAATCTATCAAGTGTCTTTACGTGTCCGCCATCTGCATCTGGAGGACGTGTTTGTGGGAATATGTCTGGCCAGCCTCGGAATCGAACCCACGCCACCACCAAATGAGTTCTTATTCAACCACTGGCGAGTATCTTACTCCAGCTGCAAGTACAGCCATCTGATAACATCACATGGGTTTCATCCCAATGAGCTCCTGAAATACTGGCATCACCTTCAGAGCAACAAGCGAAACGCCTGCATCAACGCATTTAAAGAGAGAGCAGGCAGGACACACTTACACAGAGTGACTGGAGAGAAATCAGCTGAGTGA